In one window of Kosmotoga pacifica DNA:
- the serS gene encoding serine--tRNA ligase, giving the protein MIDIKIVRNNPEILEKALKNRNVDPALLEEILKIDAERRNAIAAADKKKAERNRISSEIAKAMASGNKEEAEALKNRAKEISQEVKELNQKASELDEFLKQKLLYVPNIPHESVPVGVDENDNVEVRKWGEPRKFDFEPKPHWELGIQSDMLDFDRAAKLSGSRFVVLRKQLARLERALINFMLDLHTTEHGYEEVALPHLVKRETMLSTGQLPKFEEDAYKTEPDDMFLIPTAEVPLVAQHRDEILELSSLPRKYTAYTPCYRREAGSYGRDVKGMIRVHQFDKVELVWFTHPENSYEALEKLTADAEEVLKRLELPYRVVALCTGDLGFVAAKTYDIEVWLPSYNTYREISSCSNAEDFQARRGNIRFRDRDNKLKFIHTLNGSGLAIGRTLIAIVENYQQPDGKIKVPKVLIPYMEAEVIG; this is encoded by the coding sequence GTGATAGACATTAAAATCGTGAGAAATAATCCGGAAATTCTTGAAAAAGCGCTCAAAAATCGCAATGTGGACCCTGCCTTGTTGGAGGAGATCCTTAAAATCGATGCCGAAAGGCGTAACGCAATTGCCGCCGCTGATAAAAAGAAAGCCGAAAGGAACCGTATCTCCTCTGAAATCGCCAAAGCGATGGCAAGTGGAAACAAAGAAGAAGCTGAAGCACTTAAAAATAGGGCAAAAGAGATATCTCAGGAAGTAAAAGAGCTCAATCAAAAGGCCAGCGAGCTAGACGAATTTCTGAAGCAGAAACTCCTATACGTTCCAAATATCCCTCATGAAAGCGTACCTGTCGGGGTAGACGAAAATGATAATGTCGAAGTTAGAAAATGGGGTGAGCCCAGGAAGTTTGATTTTGAACCAAAACCCCACTGGGAGCTTGGTATTCAGAGCGATATGTTGGACTTTGACAGAGCTGCAAAGTTGAGTGGCTCGAGGTTTGTGGTCTTGAGAAAACAGCTTGCCAGGCTCGAAAGAGCTCTTATAAATTTCATGCTTGATCTGCACACGACAGAACATGGTTACGAAGAAGTTGCTTTGCCGCACCTCGTCAAACGAGAGACGATGCTCTCTACCGGACAGCTTCCAAAATTTGAAGAGGATGCTTACAAAACTGAACCGGATGATATGTTCTTGATACCGACAGCTGAAGTTCCGCTCGTCGCTCAGCACAGAGACGAGATACTCGAGCTGTCATCTTTGCCACGGAAATACACTGCTTACACACCTTGTTATAGACGTGAAGCCGGCAGTTATGGCCGCGATGTGAAGGGCATGATAAGAGTACATCAGTTTGATAAAGTTGAACTCGTCTGGTTCACGCACCCCGAAAATTCCTATGAGGCCCTTGAAAAACTTACTGCTGATGCGGAAGAAGTATTGAAAAGGCTTGAATTACCGTATAGGGTTGTTGCCCTTTGCACGGGTGATCTAGGATTCGTCGCAGCGAAGACATACGATATTGAAGTGTGGCTACCTTCTTACAACACTTACAGGGAGATTTCCTCCTGCAGTAACGCCGAAGACTTTCAGGCAAGAAGGGGAAACATAAGATTTAGAGACAGAGATAACAAATTAAAATTCATCCATACCCTCAATGGCTCCGGTCTCGCCATTGGTAGAACGTTGATTGCCATAGTAGAGAACTACCAGCAGCCGGACGGAAAGATAAAGGTACCAAAAGTGCTCATACCATATATGGAAGCGGAGGTAATTGGCTGA
- a CDS encoding MarR family winged helix-turn-helix transcriptional regulator — translation MSKKGQGGLATEIEKTLRAIYIRIKREGRKVLKDFPITPAQFDVLQTLYFSGEKRMSDISKILGITKSTTTGLVHRLIEGGFIERRRSKEDRRSYIIDISGEGIKLIEKVIKRRVSYLNEILTKLENHKPEELLMILDELLDAMKKRG, via the coding sequence TTGAGTAAAAAGGGACAAGGTGGGCTCGCCACTGAGATAGAAAAAACACTGAGAGCAATATATATAAGGATCAAACGTGAGGGTAGAAAGGTTTTAAAAGACTTTCCCATAACACCTGCCCAGTTTGATGTGCTTCAGACGCTGTATTTCTCTGGAGAAAAACGCATGAGTGATATTAGTAAAATACTCGGGATAACGAAGAGCACCACTACGGGACTCGTTCATCGCCTGATTGAAGGTGGGTTCATTGAAAGGAGACGCTCCAAAGAGGACCGTCGCTCATACATCATAGATATCTCCGGAGAAGGCATCAAACTCATAGAAAAGGTGATCAAGCGAAGAGTTAGCTACCTCAATGAAATCCTCACAAAACTCGAAAATCACAAACCTGAGGAACTGCTCATGATTCTTGATGAACTTCTGGATGCAATGAAGAAAAGAGGATAA
- a CDS encoding diguanylate cyclase: protein MLDLSNYTGYFEELFKNNPLGILLCDSNNKVLKVNQAFCDMFGYSEDEVIGKFVDDVVVQSPELRSPAADVTKEALQGKIVSFEAIRERKDGTRFWASILSAPVYTEGVITGIFAIYSDISEQKQLQKNLEDAIRKNTAIMDVFPDYVMILDSEGNILDVSSTPVEQTNINPGEFVGKNFREIGFRKEANDIIASRLSKALKSSEIQVFTISLNTPSDVTHLEIRFIKMGEDRILAVMRDVTTETENKIRLENFVNFNRSLLEVTKDVLKTTDIENMYQLLLEKAVDIVPGAEAGSLILKDKDGLYRFYAAVNYDLRMLKKIYLKPEELVQKEVHEVQIVTDFNPNRKLDKFRYEILERYGKTSKIKAMLSVPIETDGKIIGFFGLDSHSSATAFNEDSTEMAKLLGQQVAVLFERLRLEKELRKQKERLELLSGKDPLTGLPNRRLFFEKAHSYLALSKRNHMPLSILYLDLDYFKIVNDTMGHDIGDEVLSIVAKRLQYALRESDVVARLGGDEFIFVLPETDFEAAKVVKKRIEFILREVINLRCGIVTVGGSIGISTFPDDGDDLEQLIKIADQRMYECKKSKKAQNK from the coding sequence GTGCTGGACCTGTCTAATTACACTGGCTATTTTGAAGAATTGTTCAAAAACAACCCTCTGGGGATATTGCTGTGTGATTCAAATAATAAGGTTTTAAAGGTAAATCAGGCTTTCTGTGACATGTTTGGATATTCGGAGGATGAGGTCATTGGAAAATTCGTTGACGACGTTGTTGTTCAATCACCAGAACTTCGGAGCCCCGCTGCTGATGTTACTAAAGAAGCACTGCAGGGTAAAATAGTAAGCTTCGAAGCCATCAGAGAACGTAAGGATGGGACGAGGTTCTGGGCATCCATCCTCAGCGCGCCGGTTTATACTGAAGGTGTTATAACAGGTATTTTCGCCATTTATTCAGATATCTCTGAACAGAAACAATTACAAAAAAATCTGGAAGATGCTATCAGGAAGAATACTGCTATTATGGACGTTTTCCCTGATTACGTTATGATTTTAGATAGTGAAGGAAATATCCTCGATGTCAGTTCCACACCAGTTGAGCAAACTAACATTAATCCAGGCGAATTCGTGGGTAAAAATTTCAGAGAAATCGGTTTCCGTAAAGAAGCAAATGATATTATAGCTTCCAGGCTCTCAAAAGCCTTAAAAAGTTCTGAAATACAGGTTTTTACGATTTCATTGAATACGCCTTCCGATGTCACACATTTGGAAATCCGTTTCATAAAAATGGGAGAAGACAGGATCCTCGCTGTTATGAGGGATGTTACGACAGAAACAGAAAATAAAATAAGGCTGGAAAACTTCGTTAATTTCAACCGTTCCCTTCTTGAGGTAACTAAGGATGTCCTCAAGACAACAGATATCGAGAACATGTATCAATTACTTCTTGAAAAGGCTGTTGATATCGTACCTGGTGCTGAAGCAGGCAGCCTTATATTAAAAGACAAAGATGGCCTATATCGATTTTATGCGGCTGTGAATTATGACCTTAGAATGCTTAAAAAAATCTATCTCAAACCTGAAGAACTCGTTCAGAAGGAAGTTCATGAAGTTCAGATAGTTACTGACTTTAATCCCAATAGAAAACTCGATAAATTTCGATATGAAATACTTGAAAGATACGGTAAAACAAGCAAAATAAAAGCGATGCTTTCAGTTCCCATCGAAACTGACGGGAAAATAATCGGATTTTTCGGTCTGGATAGTCATTCTTCAGCAACGGCTTTCAATGAAGATTCAACAGAGATGGCAAAACTACTGGGACAGCAAGTTGCTGTGTTATTCGAAAGATTACGGCTCGAAAAAGAGTTGAGAAAGCAAAAAGAACGATTGGAATTACTTTCCGGCAAAGACCCTCTCACAGGACTGCCAAACAGACGACTTTTCTTCGAAAAAGCTCATTCCTATCTTGCTTTGTCCAAACGTAACCATATGCCATTGAGCATCCTTTACCTCGACCTTGACTATTTCAAAATCGTCAATGACACGATGGGGCACGATATTGGCGATGAAGTGCTATCAATAGTTGCTAAAAGACTTCAATACGCCTTAAGGGAAAGTGATGTTGTTGCAAGGCTGGGCGGTGATGAATTTATCTTCGTGTTGCCTGAAACTGACTTCGAAGCAGCAAAAGTGGTTAAAAAGAGGATAGAATTCATCCTCCGCGAAGTTATAAATTTAAGATGCGGAATCGTTACTGTAGGTGGAAGCATAGGTATTTCAACATTCCCAGATGATGGTGATGATCTCGAACAGCTCATAAAAATAGCTGATCAACGCATGTATGAATGCAAAAAAAGTAAAAAAGCACAGAATAAATGA
- a CDS encoding amino acid ABC transporter ATP-binding protein — MSVLELRNIYKSFGDTPVLKGVTFSVNKGDVVAVIGKSGAGKTTMLRVMNYLIPPDSGEVYFHGMKVTPERKVLRSVRSKIGFVFQRFNLIRHLTALDNVAIGLVKVKGLKWQQAREIAMKRLEEVDLGNRVHHYPSQLSGGQQQRVGIARALAMEPDLILFDEPTSALDPSLVGEVMSVIKQLSASGTTMVVVTHEMSFARNIASRVVYMEDGQVVYDVAPERFFGSSDERVRLFLNDFLEAV; from the coding sequence ATGAGTGTACTGGAACTGAGAAATATTTACAAAAGCTTTGGAGATACACCGGTATTGAAAGGCGTTACATTCTCTGTAAACAAAGGGGACGTCGTGGCCGTTATCGGGAAATCCGGGGCTGGAAAAACAACGATGCTCCGGGTTATGAATTATCTTATCCCGCCTGATTCTGGAGAAGTTTATTTCCACGGTATGAAGGTTACACCCGAAAGGAAAGTTCTACGTAGCGTCAGATCGAAAATAGGTTTTGTATTCCAGCGATTCAACTTGATCAGACATCTTACAGCGCTGGACAACGTGGCTATCGGTCTGGTTAAAGTAAAGGGACTAAAGTGGCAGCAGGCCAGAGAGATCGCTATGAAAAGACTTGAGGAAGTTGACCTTGGAAACAGGGTCCATCACTACCCTTCACAGCTTTCCGGAGGTCAACAACAGAGAGTGGGGATCGCTCGTGCTTTGGCAATGGAACCAGATTTAATCCTCTTTGACGAGCCAACTTCCGCCCTTGACCCTTCTCTAGTTGGTGAAGTTATGTCAGTAATAAAACAGCTTTCTGCCAGTGGTACAACGATGGTCGTTGTCACCCATGAAATGTCATTTGCGAGAAATATCGCCAGCCGGGTTGTTTATATGGAAGATGGTCAGGTGGTTTATGATGTTGCACCCGAGCGATTTTTTGGCTCAAGCGATGAAAGAGTCCGGCTATTTCTGAATGATTTTCTTGAAGCCGTTTGA
- a CDS encoding amino acid ABC transporter permease, translating into MRRNFARALSILIFLAIATIIYLSLSKVYPFNWSVIIRYSKLFVDGILMTLKISGFSLGLSLVIGMTIALARVSRVEIFKELGTLYVWFFRNMPLLVIILLVYYGMGSVLNIDRFLAGVISLSLFEGAYVAEIFRAGIEAVPPGEIEAGAALGFYNYQIMGSIILPQAFRISIPPLIGQLISLVKDSSLVSVIALGDITMRARQIGTQTLATLEAYLILAGIYLLMTSTLSVLGRYLERRLAIP; encoded by the coding sequence GTGAGAAGAAACTTTGCCAGAGCACTAAGTATTTTGATCTTTTTGGCAATTGCAACAATCATATACCTCTCCCTTTCTAAGGTTTATCCTTTCAACTGGAGTGTGATCATCAGATATTCAAAGTTGTTCGTTGATGGGATTCTGATGACACTCAAAATCAGTGGTTTTTCTCTGGGATTATCCCTTGTCATCGGAATGACCATAGCTCTTGCCCGTGTCTCACGTGTAGAGATTTTCAAAGAGCTAGGTACATTATATGTCTGGTTCTTCAGAAACATGCCGTTGTTGGTGATCATACTCCTCGTTTATTATGGTATGGGCTCTGTGTTGAACATCGACAGATTTTTAGCGGGAGTTATATCTCTTTCCCTTTTTGAGGGCGCTTACGTTGCTGAGATATTCAGGGCTGGGATTGAAGCTGTCCCGCCTGGAGAGATCGAAGCCGGGGCAGCCCTCGGGTTTTACAACTATCAGATTATGGGATCCATTATCTTGCCCCAGGCGTTTCGTATATCCATTCCGCCCCTGATCGGTCAGCTCATAAGCCTCGTAAAAGACAGTTCACTGGTCTCCGTGATAGCCCTTGGAGATATAACTATGAGGGCAAGACAGATAGGAACCCAGACTCTCGCTACACTAGAGGCGTACCTGATCCTCGCAGGCATATATTTGTTAATGACCTCCACGCTTTCCGTACTTGGACGTTACCTTGAAAGGAGGCTCGCCATACCATGA
- a CDS encoding transporter substrate-binding domain-containing protein — protein MRRVWLVVLLVVFAGLVFGSLIDDIRAKGVLRVGQDAGYMPLYGTDMDGNRIGLEVEILQRMADILGVRLEFVVVNWDGIIPALMAGKFDIIWSGMTITPERALRVNFSDPYLTIGQVIVYNTRKFESEPVFAEIANSQLRIAVQLGTTGDEAARRLFPNAEFLTFDTMDEAAFQVASGRADIMVIDSIYARYIARKYAVLEAGTELLTREDLGVAVKKGDWETLQWINTYINWLKTSGILDELQRKWFVEYEPSL, from the coding sequence ATGAGGAGAGTTTGGCTTGTTGTTTTACTGGTGGTATTCGCTGGATTAGTATTTGGCAGTCTGATCGACGACATAAGAGCAAAAGGGGTACTGAGAGTTGGACAGGATGCAGGTTACATGCCACTCTATGGTACTGACATGGATGGAAACAGGATAGGCCTTGAAGTGGAGATACTCCAGCGTATGGCAGACATATTGGGTGTCCGGCTCGAGTTCGTGGTAGTCAACTGGGACGGTATCATACCAGCTCTCATGGCGGGAAAGTTCGACATCATCTGGTCAGGAATGACTATCACACCTGAAAGGGCGCTGAGGGTAAACTTCAGTGATCCGTATCTCACTATCGGACAGGTCATTGTCTACAACACCCGCAAATTCGAGAGCGAGCCAGTTTTTGCGGAGATAGCTAATAGCCAACTGAGAATCGCAGTACAATTAGGAACCACCGGTGATGAAGCCGCACGCAGGCTTTTCCCGAATGCAGAATTTCTCACCTTTGATACCATGGACGAGGCGGCTTTTCAGGTAGCATCTGGCAGAGCAGATATTATGGTGATCGACTCTATATACGCTCGTTACATTGCCAGAAAGTACGCAGTGCTTGAAGCTGGTACAGAACTGCTCACACGAGAAGATCTTGGAGTCGCGGTTAAGAAAGGTGATTGGGAAACCCTTCAGTGGATTAATACATACATCAACTGGCTGAAGACATCGGGTATCCTCGATGAGTTACAGCGAAAATGGTTTGTTGAATACGAGCCCAGTCTGTGA
- a CDS encoding HD-GYP domain-containing protein has protein sequence MLKKADRLAIYRGFIIFFLSFALSLCGFYYLNRARLVESVDTSGRYVELSVNLIADKLSSGYFQWTAFYTAVLKNDTEFIEEFFQEILDGTPYVKDIELIDRPEWFSERESEKEIYRISSKEGVLYVLFNIYDDFLEVVAPEKVVKAIIDVAPILTGYGFDGGAVELSNTGSPYVYGLNYRIVKVRLGLIHYFSAFVISLLVVLAVEFLIASQMYHHYHGSGLENIVALFEQRDAYTANHSRKVATLATYIGKKCGLKRRDLRVLKNAALLHDIGKISVPESILNKKGKLSDEEFEVIKKHPVISANVIENISQLKELIPVVLYHHERLDGSGYPAGLKNDEIPLLSRILAVADVFDALTSDRAYRSALDPEVAIKVMKNMPIDRFFLMIIEENLYEIVEILKFEGERKDYGKRRVSA, from the coding sequence ATGCTAAAAAAGGCGGATCGTTTAGCCATTTACAGAGGATTCATCATTTTCTTTCTTTCATTCGCGCTTTCTTTGTGCGGTTTTTACTACCTTAACAGGGCGCGTCTGGTTGAAAGCGTTGATACCAGCGGACGTTATGTTGAACTTAGCGTAAATCTCATTGCTGATAAACTCTCCAGCGGTTATTTTCAATGGACCGCGTTTTACACTGCGGTGTTGAAAAATGATACAGAATTCATAGAGGAATTTTTTCAAGAAATCCTCGATGGGACCCCTTATGTTAAGGATATAGAATTGATCGATAGACCTGAGTGGTTCAGTGAAAGAGAGAGCGAAAAAGAGATTTACAGGATTTCTTCCAAAGAAGGGGTTCTATATGTGCTTTTCAACATCTACGATGATTTCCTCGAAGTAGTTGCGCCTGAAAAGGTTGTTAAAGCAATTATCGACGTAGCGCCTATTCTGACTGGCTACGGATTCGATGGTGGAGCCGTTGAACTTTCGAATACCGGTTCCCCTTACGTTTATGGACTGAATTATCGTATTGTAAAAGTGCGTCTTGGACTCATTCATTACTTTAGTGCCTTCGTCATTAGCCTTCTTGTTGTTCTGGCAGTTGAGTTTCTTATCGCCAGTCAAATGTACCACCATTACCACGGAAGTGGTCTGGAAAATATCGTCGCACTTTTTGAGCAAAGAGACGCCTACACAGCAAACCATTCGAGAAAAGTGGCAACCCTTGCCACCTATATCGGTAAAAAATGCGGTCTGAAGCGACGAGATCTTAGAGTATTGAAAAATGCTGCCCTGCTGCACGACATCGGAAAGATCAGTGTTCCCGAAAGTATATTGAACAAGAAGGGAAAACTTTCCGATGAAGAGTTTGAGGTTATAAAAAAGCATCCCGTAATCTCCGCTAATGTGATAGAAAATATTTCACAACTGAAGGAGCTTATTCCCGTAGTGCTATACCACCATGAAAGGCTCGATGGGAGCGGTTATCCTGCAGGTCTGAAGAACGATGAAATTCCGTTGCTTTCGCGAATACTCGCTGTTGCTGATGTCTTCGACGCCCTTACAAGTGATAGAGCCTATCGTTCAGCCCTTGATCCCGAAGTAGCCATAAAAGTTATGAAGAATATGCCCATCGACAGGTTTTTCTTAATGATAATTGAAGAAAACCTGTACGAAATAGTAGAGATACTCAAGTTTGAAGGTGAAAGAAAAGATTATGGGAAGAGGAGGGTGAGCGCGTGA
- a CDS encoding GNAT family N-acetyltransferase yields the protein MNIKIRPMELEDFAAWAEIRNLPLASSFTLGIPYISKEEAKKRVEAAVSDRSVVNIVAEVDDKVVGFAGIHFKRGRRRHTAEIGMMVHDGYQGKGIGTELMKRLIDLADNWYNIHRIQLEVYVDNERAIRLYKKFGFVIEGTLKDFAFRNGKYVDAYVMARIKD from the coding sequence GTGAACATCAAGATCAGACCCATGGAACTGGAGGATTTTGCCGCGTGGGCAGAAATCAGAAACCTGCCCCTCGCTAGTTCTTTTACTCTCGGAATTCCCTACATTTCAAAGGAAGAAGCGAAAAAACGGGTAGAGGCGGCTGTTTCTGATAGAAGTGTTGTGAACATAGTTGCTGAAGTCGACGATAAGGTAGTGGGTTTTGCGGGCATCCACTTTAAAAGAGGTAGAAGAAGACACACCGCAGAAATCGGCATGATGGTGCATGACGGTTATCAGGGGAAGGGCATAGGTACGGAGTTGATGAAGAGATTGATAGACCTTGCGGACAACTGGTACAACATTCATCGTATTCAGCTAGAAGTATATGTTGATAACGAACGCGCCATACGTCTCTATAAAAAATTTGGTTTCGTAATAGAGGGTACCCTTAAAGATTTTGCTTTCAGAAACGGAAAGTATGTAGACGCTTATGTAATGGCGAGGATAAAAGATTGA
- a CDS encoding ABC transporter substrate-binding protein yields MKKVLVLFILLLSVLSLATVKIGVVLPMTGGIAAFGRMVWEGVEIAHELFPEVNGEPIELTIFDNRSDKIEAANAVRRAIEVGNVNAILGEVASSYSLSGGAVAEEKKTPMVSPASTNPLVTSGKEYVSRVCFIDPFQGWAAAVLAHDKLGIRNVAIFMDVEQDYAVGLANYFMETFQGLGGHVFFEYYKSGDQDFTAQISDAMMTGAEAFFIPGYYQEIALIAIQARQLGFFGPLITGDGADAPETITIGREAVNGLYFTTHYHSDSPVFTENAKLFLEKYREKYGKNPAALSALGFDAYLVIRDAIARAGSLDRDAIAQAIRRTKNFAGATGIINIDENGNAIKSVAIVKIEDEQFKYDTTINPQ; encoded by the coding sequence ATGAAAAAGGTTCTGGTTCTCTTTATTCTTTTATTGAGTGTGCTTTCTCTTGCTACTGTAAAGATCGGTGTTGTATTACCAATGACCGGCGGAATCGCCGCATTTGGAAGAATGGTATGGGAAGGTGTGGAGATTGCCCATGAACTCTTTCCAGAGGTAAACGGTGAACCTATTGAACTCACAATCTTTGACAACAGAAGCGACAAAATTGAAGCTGCCAACGCTGTAAGAAGAGCTATCGAAGTGGGAAATGTCAACGCGATTCTCGGTGAAGTCGCGAGCTCTTACAGTCTCTCGGGCGGTGCGGTTGCTGAAGAAAAGAAGACCCCAATGGTTTCACCTGCTTCAACAAACCCCCTTGTAACTTCTGGTAAGGAATACGTTTCGAGGGTCTGTTTCATCGATCCCTTCCAGGGCTGGGCCGCAGCGGTCCTTGCACATGATAAGCTTGGTATCAGGAATGTGGCTATTTTCATGGATGTTGAACAGGATTACGCTGTCGGCCTGGCAAATTATTTTATGGAAACATTTCAGGGGTTAGGTGGCCATGTTTTCTTCGAGTATTACAAGAGTGGTGATCAGGATTTTACTGCACAGATTTCCGATGCTATGATGACGGGTGCCGAGGCATTCTTCATCCCCGGATATTATCAAGAAATTGCTTTAATCGCTATTCAAGCCAGACAACTCGGTTTCTTTGGTCCGCTAATAACCGGGGACGGTGCCGATGCTCCTGAAACCATCACCATCGGTAGAGAAGCTGTTAACGGACTTTATTTTACAACGCATTACCATTCAGATAGTCCCGTGTTCACTGAAAATGCAAAGCTTTTCCTCGAGAAATACAGGGAAAAATACGGAAAAAACCCCGCGGCTCTAAGTGCTCTGGGTTTCGATGCATACCTCGTAATAAGGGATGCAATTGCTCGTGCAGGAAGCCTTGATAGAGACGCAATCGCACAGGCGATCAGAAGAACAAAGAACTTTGCTGGTGCCACGGGAATTATCAATATAGACGAAAACGGTAATGCTATTAAATCCGTTGCTATTGTGAAGATTGAGGACGAGCAGTTCAAGTACGATACAACTATAAATCCGCAATGA
- a CDS encoding branched-chain amino acid ABC transporter permease, producing the protein MNLFTFLQNLVNGLSLGSLYALIAIGYSMVYGILRLINFAHGDVFMMAVYFAFFLVTLGKVPWLISFTLAILAAALLGFAIDRVAYKPIRNAPRISALITAIGVSFFLESFAVVVFSGIPRSFRNIYPGFLNNMIILGGHEEVKYGRNVIVGGLRIPVVSLVILGVTALALVILWWIVYKTKIGMAMRAVSVDIPTTSLMGVNVDMVIGFTFALGSALAAVGGLLWATRYPQLWPYMGFMPGLKAFIAAVFGGIGSIQGAVVGGFLLGLTEIMLVGFFPKMAGYRDAFAFLILILILSIKPEGLLGKKSAVKV; encoded by the coding sequence TTGAACCTTTTCACATTTCTTCAGAACCTTGTAAATGGCCTTAGTTTGGGTTCACTTTATGCTCTCATTGCTATCGGATATTCTATGGTATATGGAATACTCAGGTTGATAAACTTCGCCCACGGCGATGTTTTTATGATGGCTGTGTACTTTGCTTTCTTCCTCGTTACACTGGGGAAGGTCCCGTGGTTAATTTCCTTTACCCTTGCCATACTTGCTGCCGCACTTTTAGGATTTGCGATTGATAGGGTCGCCTATAAACCTATAAGAAACGCACCCAGAATTTCGGCATTGATAACCGCTATTGGAGTTTCGTTTTTCCTCGAGAGCTTTGCCGTTGTTGTGTTTTCTGGAATACCGCGCTCTTTCAGAAACATTTATCCAGGGTTCCTGAACAATATGATAATCCTTGGAGGACATGAAGAAGTTAAATATGGCCGAAATGTTATTGTGGGAGGACTCCGTATCCCGGTCGTCTCTTTAGTCATTCTTGGCGTCACTGCACTTGCGCTTGTGATACTGTGGTGGATCGTATATAAAACAAAAATCGGTATGGCTATGAGAGCAGTTTCGGTGGATATCCCTACGACTTCTCTGATGGGCGTTAATGTCGATATGGTTATTGGTTTCACATTTGCCCTCGGTTCCGCCCTTGCTGCTGTAGGAGGTCTCCTGTGGGCAACAAGATATCCTCAGCTATGGCCATATATGGGATTCATGCCGGGATTAAAAGCTTTTATTGCGGCGGTGTTTGGAGGGATCGGTTCAATACAAGGTGCCGTGGTAGGTGGGTTCCTCCTAGGATTAACAGAAATCATGTTGGTGGGATTCTTTCCAAAGATGGCCGGGTATCGTGACGCCTTCGCATTCCTCATCTTGATATTAATTCTTTCCATCAAGCCCGAGGGCCTGCTCGGAAAGAAATCAGCTGTAAAGGTGTGA